GGGGCGTCATGACAGTCCTGATCAAGCGCAACTCCACCATCCCCACCAAGCAGACACAGATCTTCACCACCTACTCGGAAAACCAGCCTGGCGTGCTGATCCAGGTGTACGAGGGCGAGAGGGCCATGACCCGAGACAACAACCTCCTGGGGCGCTTTGACCTGACTGGAATCCCTCCTGCACCCAGGGGAGTGCCCCAGATCGAGGTGACCTTCGACATCGACGCCAACGGCATCCTTAACGTCACGGCCACAGACAAGAGCACGGGCAAGGCCAATAAGATCACCATCACCAACGACAAGGGCCGCCTGAGCAAGGAGGAGATCGAGCGCATGGTGCAGGATGCTGAGAAGTACAAAGCTGAGGATGAGgtccagagagagaaaatctctgcAAAAAATGCTTTAGAATCTTACGCTTTTAACATGAAGAGTGCAGTGAGTGATGAAGGCTTGAAGGGCAAGATTAGTGAgtctgataaaaagaaaatactggatAAATGTAATGAGGTCCTTTTGTGGCTGGAGGCCAATCAACTGGCTGAGAAAGAGGAGTTTGATCATAAGAGAAAGGAATTGGAGCAGGTGTGTAACCCAATCATCACAAAACTCTACCAGGGAGGATGCACTGGGCCTTCCTGTGGGACGGGGTATACACCTGGAAGGGCTGCCACAGGCCCCACCATTGAAGAAGTAGATTAATCTTATCTGGAGCTGGAGGGTTCTAGGGTGCCTCTAAGGTGAATTTTGTTCCCCTCATCTTCAAATTGACTGTCCTGAACCTAAGTTACCATCCCTTTGGGTTCTGACAAAAGAGTCTTGTATACCACCTTTTCACAATCCATGTTTCTGACTCAGGAAAACTAGGCCCCTCTGAACCATTTGATGAATTcgaatgtcatttatttctgacCTCCCCAACTTTCTTCCTGTGTGGATGGTTAAATGTCACTCAGTAAATTTCTTCCTAAAACAAATTTCTTCTGGtatctttattgatttattagttttaagtttattatttttttatttttaaagattgattttagagagagagagcacgcacatatGCGTGAGCATATGTGAGAACGCTGAGGGGAGGaataaagagaggagagagaaaccctagtggactccacactgagctcagagcctgatgggggctccatcccaccgccctgagatcatgacctgagccgaaaccaagagtcggatgctcaaatgactgagccacccaggagtccctattttttttaattaattgatttaagtcgtctctacacccactgtggggctcaaactcatgaccctgagatgaagagtcgtGTGCTCttctgaaccagccaggcacccctcttctggTATCTTTATAGACTGTGAGCGTACCTTGAAAAGTAAGGTAAAGAAGATTTCATGAAGAGTGTGAGTGTGGTTTGATTGTGAAATCATTGTGATTAATTAAACTGGTAAGGGGAAAGTACTTGAATTATCATGAGCTAATTGTTTCAAGCAGGAAAATAACTTTTGATCATCAGGCGCCTTTAGCTCCAGCTAGAGCAGTTGCTATCTATAGTTTCTGCTGGTACTCAGTGATAGACTGGTTTAGGTGCTTAGGGTTTAACTGGGGGGAACAAACTTCTGCTTGATGTCCTTATGACATTTATAGGTGGGGTCTAGGACACCCAACATCTGTGTATTCATGGAGTCTATTATTACATCCTTTACATgcagaaaacatttttacaaCAAACTGCTGACAAATGGATACTTTTCTGCAAGATGAGAAATGGAGGATTTAGTAGTCTTACTCCTCGAAAAAAGTATTTTCACCTATTGTGTCATAATCTCACATATTTATAAAACCCTTAGGGGCATGAGTATAGAAGTCTGTGTAACTGTGCACTTGTGTCCTTTAGTGTTTGAGGGGGCATATTTGGAAGTAAAATATTAGAATAGGAATTTCTACCCCTGAGCAAGCTTCTGTTTGGTTTTAGTCCTTTACAGGACAGCCCTAGGCAAAAGGGTGTAAAAAACATGGACTGAGATTGGGTTCTtgggagaaaaatgtttattgggAACCTTTGATAAAATCAAGATTAGTGCTCTGGCTCCTAATCTCGGCGACTctgcaacattttattttttaaactttttatcgAATATAGAAAAGTGCACAATCAGGAGTTTTCCCGAGTTCCTCGACAGTTTTCAATAGAGTGTCTGTAGGGTGTTAGCACCGTGGCCGGCTCTATCAAGAAAAAACCCCGGAAAGGCGACGAGCCTCTTCAAACACTCGGGTAACAGCTCGGACTAGCGCCTGCGTGGTGGAAGCCCGCCACTCCGGGAGGAAGTGGGAAGACAGGAAGACCCGCCCCTTTCCCGGCTTAAACGCCCCCTCGGCTCTCCCCTGCCCGCTTTCCTGGAGTCGCGAGTCCGCCGCGCGCTCCTGTCATTAGTCAGAGCTTCCGCGGCTTTTCTCGCTGCGCCTGCGCGATTCCGTCCCGCCCCACGCGCGGGTTCGCTTCCCAGTTGCCGCCCGGCCCCAGGCCCGCGGTTCCCGGTCCTCGCCTTCTCGGTCCGGCCGGCAGCCCGCGGCTTGAGCACCATGGTAGGTACCGTGACGTCACAAGGGGGGGCCCTGGGGGAGCGCGGGCGGGCCGGACTGTTGGAGACGGCgcgcgggggaggggagggtcggGGGGCCGTCTAGGTTTTGACCCTCGGGACCGGAGTTGGGCTCTGGGGTTTGCCCTCTGTTCTTAGTTGCTACGCCTCGCATTCGGGGGGGACACACTTGGGagcaaatgggattttttttcccccttatgcggggaaaaaaaacaaaagaaacgcGCGGGAGAGTTGGggacaggaggggagggaaaagctAGACCTCAGGGAGTATTTCTGTGACGGAGGGTGAGAATGGGATGCTTTCTACAATTCTGCCCACTGGGAgttgggggggtgtgggggtgggcaggagcccAGGAGAGGTGGTCGATTGAGAGACCGACCCGGAGAGCTCGAGGGGTGCAGGGCAGAGCGTCTCTCTGGAGCTTTAAGTCATGCTAAGTGAAGTGTATTTGGGCTCCAGCTGGTCCTCCCTGTCAGAGTATTGTTTTCCGTGAAGTTTTGAGAACTGCCAGAGATGTGGTGGGGATCCCAATACCAGTATTtgggaatacaagcagagggagggacactCCTTCCTACCGTGTACCGTCCCAGGTGATGGTTTTTCCTCTCTCGCCCAATAGCTCTTCTATTCCTTTTTCAAATCCCTGGTGGGCAAGGATGTGGTCGTGGAACTCAAGAATGACCTGAGGTAGGCACCTGTTCGAGCAAGTCCGTTGGGGGTGGGTAAATGCGGGGCTCTGGAATCTCTTTGACAAGTATTATTTGAGGACTGTATGAAGTGGGAgagatacaaaagaaataaatgacctGTGCCTTAAGCTTAAAGTACTAGAGAGCCGTCAGAGGGCAGAGGcatcaataaagtttttttaacaaaacgaacatagttttgttttttctgaccCAATTATAGAAATGCATGAATCAGTTTCACAAGTAAAGGTGTATCACAGGGGTGTTTGTAgttttatttgcaatagccaaaaattggaagcaaatAGTCATCTATAGGGAATGGGTTAATTAAGTTGTGGCACTTCCGTAATATACAGCTGTCACGGAGGAATAAGATGTATTGCTATGGAGAGCTGTTGCAGAATAGTAGATGTGGCACAATCTCCATTTTGTTCAAGAAAATGTAAAGGATAAACCAAAGATCAGTGCGGTCCCTTATGTCTGTACTGCTTTTACATCCTCTACCCCCTTCTGTCATTAGCTCCTAATTAGCATCCAGGACATGGATAAATGCTGTATCCTTGGAGAGACATTTTTCCTGGTCCTTCTAGCCAAGTAGTATCTCTCatatagtctattttttttcctagtgtgtGCTTCTTAAATTGTGATTTCATACAAGTATGTTTATTGTTTACGGCCTGTCCTTCCTACAGGGCCAGGACCATGTTTAAGCTCACTTTTGTGTACCTAATGTCTACCATAGGCGTGGTATATCGTAGGTGCCTAATAAGTGtgtgctgaaagaaagaaaaatagctaacatttgagAACATCCTATCAAGCACTATTCTGAATACATTTATTAACTCGTTTAATTCTCGTAACAACTCTATAGGGCACATACTGTTATTGCTATCTTaaacatgaggaaactgaagcatcgATAGGCTAAGAAACTTGCTCAAGTCTACACAACTAGTAGATGACACAGCCAGAACTGAAGTCCAGTTCTGTCTGGTGTGCGCACATTTACGCACTCtctcataaattaaaaacaatcggtcagagaaagacaaataccatactcatacgtggaatttaagaaaatttaagaaacaggggcgcctgggtggctcagttggttaagcgactctcttcggcccaggtcatgatcccagggtcctgggattgagccccacatcgggctccctgctcggcgggaagcctgcttctccctctcccactccccccgcttgtgttccctctctctctgtctctctctgtcaattaaataaataaaatctttaaaaaaaaaagaaaatttaagaaacaaaacagatgagggcgcctgggtggctcagttgttaagcgtctgccttcggctcaggtcgtgatcccagggtcctgggatcgagcctcacatcgggctccttgctccgcagggaagcctgcttctccctctcctactccccctgcttgtgttgcttcTCTTGCTatgtccctctgtcaaataaataaagaaaatcttaaaaaaaaaaaagaaagaaaacagatgaacatggggggaaagaaaagatagaggcaaaccagaaaacaaactttttttttttttttttttaagaatttatttgacagaacgagagggagagagcacaagcagggggagcggcagcagagggagagggagaagcaggcttcccgccgagcagggagcccaatgcgaggctcaatcccaggaccctaggatcatgacctgagccaaaggcagacacttaaccaactgagccacccaggcgcccccagaaaacAAACTCCTAACTATAAgaacaaacaggattgctggaggggaggtgggtgtgggggcatggatttgatgggtattaaggaccgACACTTGCTGTGATGAACCCTGGGTATTCTATATtagtgatgaatcacaaaattctacacctgaagctaacattgcactgtatgttaactaactggaatttaaataaaaacttgaaaaaaagataaaaatggggTCATATTCTTTATGCACCTGTGAAACTTGCTTTTCATTTGGCAGTATGTTGTGGATATTTTCCATGTCAATAAAGTtgatctttaacatttttttttaaagattttatttatttatttgacagcgagatagagagcacaagtaggcagagcgg
Above is a window of Zalophus californianus isolate mZalCal1 chromosome 7, mZalCal1.pri.v2, whole genome shotgun sequence DNA encoding:
- the LSM2 gene encoding U6 snRNA-associated Sm-like protein LSm2, with translation MSIEVCRLRGGSPPLREEVGRQEDPPLSRLKRPLGSPLPAFLESRVRRALLSLVRASAAFLAAPARFRPAPRAGSLPSCRPAPGPRFPVLAFSVRPAARGLSTMLFYSFFKSLVGKDVVVELKNDLSICGTLHSVDQYLNIKLTDISVTDPEKYPHMLSVKNCFIRGSVVRYVQLPADEVDTQLLQDAARKEALQQKQ